In one uncultured Methanoregula sp. genomic region, the following are encoded:
- the lonB gene encoding ATP-dependent protease LonB, with product MEDPEQSSPQPEQTAPESAVVEAAKADGIVATSSQIEVPQKLIDQVIGQEHAVEVIKKAAIQRRHVMMIGSPGTGKSMLAKAMAELLPKEELQDILVYPNSDDSNNPVIRTVACGRGKQIVGAHKAEAKKKAQFRQTLLMLLLLGIAGYAIITMQLLMGLIAGAFVFMALRYTTPREEAMVPKLLVSNDTKSVAPFIDGTGSHAGALLGDVRHDPFQSGGLETPAHDRVEAGAIHRSNGGVLFIDEINTLDPHSQQNLLTALQEGEFPITGQSERSSGAMVRTEPVPCRFVMVAAGNLDAIQGMHPALRSRIRGYGYEVYMAESMDDTEDNRKKYIRFIAQEVKNDGKIPHFDQSAIEEIIREARRRSNRKGHLTLKLRDMGGLIRVAGDIARQESAAITTAAHVITAKKTARSIEDQVSDEITRHLREYEMTVVEGTRVGRVNGLAVTGSDAGSVLPIMAEVTPAQGASGTVIATGMLKEIAQESIKNVSAILKKFTGKDVKNIDIHIQFIGTYMGVEGDSASVSVATAVVSAIEGIPVRQDIAMTGSLSVRGDVLPVGGVTYKIEAAAKAGIKTVLIPRMNMGDVLIEERFKPLVTIIPIDTIDDVLKLALVPENSDGFLTKLRKMAMRPTAILPEAPAINQTTA from the coding sequence ATGGAAGATCCTGAACAATCATCTCCGCAGCCTGAACAGACAGCACCGGAAAGCGCTGTTGTGGAAGCCGCAAAAGCTGACGGCATTGTTGCAACATCATCGCAGATAGAAGTACCGCAAAAACTCATCGACCAGGTGATTGGTCAGGAGCATGCGGTGGAAGTGATCAAAAAGGCCGCCATTCAGCGCCGGCATGTCATGATGATCGGCAGTCCTGGTACCGGCAAATCGATGCTTGCAAAGGCCATGGCCGAGCTCCTGCCAAAAGAAGAGCTGCAGGACATCCTTGTGTACCCCAACTCAGACGACTCCAATAACCCGGTGATACGAACCGTCGCCTGCGGCCGTGGAAAACAGATTGTCGGTGCCCACAAAGCAGAAGCAAAGAAGAAAGCCCAGTTCAGGCAGACCCTCCTGATGCTCCTCCTGCTCGGTATAGCCGGGTATGCCATTATCACCATGCAGCTCCTCATGGGACTGATTGCAGGGGCTTTTGTTTTCATGGCCCTGCGCTACACCACGCCCCGGGAAGAGGCGATGGTTCCCAAGCTCCTTGTCTCGAATGATACCAAGAGCGTTGCCCCCTTTATCGATGGAACGGGCTCGCATGCGGGGGCCCTCCTTGGAGATGTAAGGCACGATCCATTCCAGAGCGGCGGGCTTGAAACCCCGGCCCATGACCGTGTCGAAGCCGGGGCAATCCACCGGTCAAACGGCGGCGTACTCTTCATCGACGAGATCAACACTCTCGATCCTCACTCCCAACAGAACCTCCTCACGGCTCTCCAGGAGGGTGAATTCCCCATCACCGGCCAGAGCGAGCGTTCTAGCGGGGCGATGGTCCGGACGGAGCCGGTTCCCTGCAGGTTCGTGATGGTTGCAGCAGGAAACCTGGATGCAATCCAGGGGATGCATCCTGCCCTCCGTTCGCGTATCCGGGGATACGGGTACGAAGTATACATGGCAGAGAGCATGGATGATACCGAAGATAACCGTAAAAAATATATCCGGTTTATAGCACAGGAAGTGAAAAACGACGGGAAGATTCCGCACTTCGACCAGAGTGCCATCGAGGAAATTATCCGTGAAGCCCGCCGGCGTTCGAACCGGAAGGGCCACCTTACTCTCAAGCTGCGTGACATGGGGGGCCTTATCCGCGTTGCGGGGGATATCGCCCGGCAGGAAAGTGCAGCTATCACCACTGCCGCTCACGTGATTACCGCCAAGAAGACCGCACGGTCGATCGAGGACCAAGTGTCCGATGAGATTACAAGGCACCTGCGGGAATACGAGATGACCGTGGTAGAAGGAACCCGCGTAGGCCGGGTGAACGGTCTGGCAGTCACCGGCAGCGATGCCGGGTCAGTCCTTCCCATCATGGCAGAAGTCACGCCCGCACAGGGTGCGAGCGGAACCGTGATCGCCACGGGTATGCTCAAGGAGATAGCGCAGGAATCCATCAAGAATGTCAGCGCAATCCTCAAGAAGTTCACAGGAAAGGATGTCAAAAATATCGATATCCACATCCAGTTCATCGGGACGTACATGGGGGTTGAGGGAGATTCGGCATCCGTAAGTGTTGCAACCGCAGTCGTCAGTGCCATCGAAGGGATACCCGTCCGGCAGGATATCGCCATGACCGGGTCCCTTTCCGTGCGCGGCGATGTCCTCCCGGTTGGTGGAGTGACATACAAGATAGAGGCGGCAGCGAAAGCCGGTATCAAGACCGTGCTCATCCCCCGCATGAATATGGGGGATGTCCTCATTGAAGAGCGATTCAAACCCCTCGTCACCATTATCCCCATCGACACGATAGATGACGTCCTCAAGCTTGCCCTGGTACCGGAGAATTCCGACGGTTTCCTTACCAAACTCCGGAAGATGGCGATGAGACCCACGGCAATCCTTCCCGAAGCCCCTGCGATCAACCAGACCACGGCCTGA
- a CDS encoding ribose-phosphate diphosphokinase produces MKVISTEKSQVFATRLARALKTTVVDVTYSRFPDGEHYLRTGDLDDETIIVGSVIDNDALVQLLLLIDACDSSENRLVIPYLAYARQDKRFHPGEPISIRAVAQIFSRGVSDITTVNIHDKDVLRYFSVPTRDISVARDLGEYINTLDLDNPLILSPDDGALAFARQVASVGGWDVDNLEKTRLSGVEVKMAPKQLCAKGRSVFIVDDIISTGGTIATAAGMLYGQGADNVYAACVHGVLTGGAYGRLMATGIRDVICSDTIERACSKLSAADGIAHALSTP; encoded by the coding sequence ATGAAAGTAATCAGCACTGAGAAATCCCAGGTTTTTGCCACCCGGCTTGCACGGGCACTCAAGACAACCGTTGTGGATGTAACGTATTCCAGGTTTCCTGACGGTGAACACTACCTGCGTACAGGTGATCTTGACGATGAGACGATCATTGTCGGGAGTGTTATCGACAATGATGCGCTTGTCCAGCTGCTGCTCCTGATCGATGCCTGCGACAGCTCAGAAAACCGGCTGGTCATCCCATATCTGGCATATGCCCGTCAGGATAAGCGGTTCCATCCCGGCGAACCGATAAGTATCCGGGCCGTTGCACAGATATTCAGCCGTGGCGTATCGGATATTACTACCGTCAACATCCACGATAAGGACGTGCTCAGGTACTTCTCCGTCCCAACCCGGGACATCTCGGTTGCCCGTGATCTCGGGGAGTACATTAATACGCTGGATCTCGACAATCCGCTCATTCTCTCTCCCGATGATGGAGCACTTGCCTTTGCCCGGCAGGTCGCATCTGTAGGGGGATGGGATGTTGACAATCTGGAAAAAACGCGGCTGAGCGGAGTCGAGGTGAAGATGGCGCCAAAACAACTCTGTGCAAAAGGACGATCCGTTTTCATCGTGGATGATATCATCTCAACAGGAGGCACCATTGCAACTGCGGCAGGGATGCTCTACGGGCAGGGAGCAGACAATGTATATGCTGCCTGTGTCCACGGTGTCCTGACCGGTGGCGCATATGGCCGCCTCATGGCAACCGGGATCCGGGATGTAATCTGCAGTGACACTATTGAGCGGGCATGCAGTAAACTATCAGCAGCGGACGGAATTGCCCATGCCCTTAGCACGCCATGA
- a CDS encoding nucleotide-binding protein has product MKAVLDASVFFSELPIDGELYTTPLVCDELLDIRAKGNFEKFCAKGLRVLSPGQESMNAVRSAAKTSRDSGVISKTDEELLALTHELGAILYTDDFAIQNVAGVMNLETHPILQRKARQVRWKYRCCGCGKYYGHDGDCPVCGAAIKRKLK; this is encoded by the coding sequence ATGAAAGCTGTTCTCGATGCAAGTGTCTTCTTCTCCGAACTTCCCATTGACGGTGAATTATATACGACCCCTTTGGTATGTGATGAACTTCTCGATATACGGGCGAAAGGCAATTTCGAGAAGTTCTGTGCCAAAGGGCTTCGGGTATTGTCTCCGGGACAGGAGAGCATGAATGCGGTCAGATCAGCAGCAAAGACCTCCCGTGACAGCGGGGTAATTTCAAAGACTGATGAAGAACTCCTGGCCCTTACCCATGAACTGGGTGCAATCCTCTATACAGATGATTTTGCCATACAGAACGTGGCCGGTGTCATGAATCTGGAAACGCACCCGATACTTCAGAGAAAGGCCCGGCAGGTCCGCTGGAAATACCGGTGCTGCGGCTGCGGCAAATACTACGGGCATGACGGGGATTGTCCGGTCTGCGGGGCAGCGATTAAAAGAAAACTTAAATAG
- a CDS encoding orotate phosphoribosyltransferase-like protein, with the protein MSSLDDLIGRARLLLADGHSPGQIADELSLSMETVTWLLTQAKGTAAPKDVHIDWTAVSSQAPLLEETAQMLMSRYYLARNGEPLISPAARVIVGIALSGIPLATLIAVQEAAQLAIYHPAKQSQSEHPTGSISGNFAGVAGERCIIVDDTITSGNTMREVVKYLKKHNAVPVAIWVIFDKRGIKDVDGVPVYSLFKISRID; encoded by the coding sequence ATGTCTTCCCTTGACGATCTGATTGGCAGGGCCAGGCTGCTCCTTGCAGATGGGCACAGTCCGGGTCAGATTGCAGATGAACTCTCCCTTTCCATGGAGACCGTGACGTGGCTGCTCACTCAGGCTAAAGGTACAGCCGCCCCGAAAGATGTTCACATCGACTGGACTGCAGTCTCAAGCCAGGCCCCACTTCTTGAAGAGACCGCTCAGATGCTCATGAGCAGGTACTATCTTGCCCGGAATGGAGAGCCCCTCATCTCCCCGGCGGCCAGGGTTATTGTTGGCATCGCACTCTCGGGTATCCCCCTTGCAACGCTCATCGCTGTCCAGGAAGCAGCCCAGCTTGCGATATACCACCCGGCAAAACAGAGCCAGAGCGAACACCCGACGGGATCGATCAGCGGGAATTTTGCGGGTGTCGCTGGCGAGCGGTGTATCATTGTCGATGATACAATAACCTCCGGGAACACCATGCGGGAAGTTGTGAAATATCTCAAGAAACACAATGCGGTACCGGTCGCGATCTGGGTGATATTCGACAAGCGCGGTATCAAGGATGTGGATGGCGTACCGGTCTATTCGCTCTTCAAAATTTCCCGTATTGACTGA
- the thsA gene encoding thermosome subunit alpha, producing the protein MLSGQPIIILKENVERNYGKEAQRSNIAAAKAIAGAVRSTLGPRGMDKMLVSGSGDIVITNDGATILSEIAVQHPGAKMVIEVARTQDDEVGDGTTTAVILVGALMEQAEAMLEQGIHPTVIAQGYRMGMEKALDIVNGLSLKVDPTDRKTLLKIADTAITGKSIEQVKGKLDGILVDAVMTVAEKVNGKFSVDEEDVMIKKQKGASMNDAELIRGVVIDKVRAHDGMPKKITKAKVALVATPLEITKTQVKAKIKISSAEQITAFSEQEREALKNLADAIIDSGANVLLCQKGISDAAQFYLAKSGILAIEDVPEKDMKYAGRALHATIVNKPESLTAKDLGVAELVEEDDEGKVTRISGCKNPKTTTILLRGTSDYLLDELERAVVDGTRVVMDAMEDGTYVVGGGAVETELLMKIRDYAQTVGGRVQIALEAYATAFESIPRTLAENSGFNPIDKLVELKNVHSKGKKNAGLNVYEGKVVDMLSEGVIEPLRSKRQSIQSASETAIMLIRVDDMMVTQQGGKSAGMPGM; encoded by the coding sequence ATGCTATCTGGACAGCCAATTATTATCCTGAAAGAAAATGTGGAGCGTAATTACGGGAAGGAAGCCCAGCGCTCGAATATTGCGGCAGCAAAAGCAATCGCCGGTGCTGTCAGGTCAACCCTCGGCCCCCGTGGTATGGACAAGATGCTTGTCAGCGGTTCTGGCGATATTGTCATAACGAACGATGGTGCCACCATCCTGAGTGAGATAGCCGTTCAGCATCCCGGCGCAAAGATGGTTATCGAAGTTGCACGAACCCAGGACGACGAGGTCGGCGACGGAACTACAACCGCCGTCATCCTCGTAGGTGCCCTTATGGAGCAGGCGGAAGCCATGCTCGAACAGGGTATCCACCCGACCGTGATTGCACAAGGCTACCGCATGGGTATGGAGAAGGCCCTCGATATTGTCAACGGCCTCTCCCTCAAGGTAGACCCGACCGACCGTAAGACCCTGCTCAAGATCGCCGATACTGCCATCACCGGGAAATCAATAGAACAGGTCAAGGGGAAACTTGATGGTATTCTTGTTGATGCCGTTATGACCGTTGCTGAGAAAGTTAACGGGAAATTCTCTGTTGATGAGGAAGACGTGATGATCAAGAAGCAGAAGGGTGCTTCCATGAACGACGCTGAGCTGATCCGAGGCGTGGTCATCGACAAGGTCCGGGCCCACGATGGCATGCCCAAGAAAATCACGAAGGCCAAGGTTGCCCTTGTTGCCACACCCCTTGAGATCACCAAGACGCAGGTCAAGGCAAAGATCAAGATCTCTTCTGCTGAGCAGATAACCGCGTTCAGCGAGCAGGAACGTGAAGCATTAAAGAATCTCGCAGATGCGATCATCGACAGTGGTGCAAATGTTCTTCTCTGCCAGAAAGGCATCTCGGATGCTGCCCAGTTCTACCTTGCCAAGAGTGGTATTCTTGCGATCGAGGATGTTCCTGAAAAGGACATGAAATACGCGGGACGTGCCCTCCATGCCACCATCGTTAACAAGCCCGAATCCCTGACGGCAAAGGATCTTGGAGTCGCAGAGCTTGTGGAGGAAGACGACGAAGGGAAGGTCACGAGGATCTCCGGGTGCAAGAATCCCAAGACCACCACCATCCTGCTCCGCGGCACCAGCGATTATCTCCTTGACGAACTTGAACGGGCGGTTGTTGACGGGACACGCGTGGTTATGGATGCCATGGAAGACGGGACCTACGTTGTAGGTGGCGGCGCAGTCGAGACTGAGCTTCTCATGAAGATCCGGGACTATGCCCAGACTGTCGGGGGACGGGTCCAGATAGCTCTTGAAGCCTATGCAACTGCATTCGAATCAATTCCCCGTACCCTTGCCGAGAACTCCGGGTTTAATCCGATTGACAAGCTGGTTGAACTCAAGAACGTTCACTCCAAGGGCAAGAAGAATGCCGGTCTGAATGTCTATGAGGGGAAAGTTGTGGACATGCTCTCGGAAGGTGTAATCGAGCCTCTCCGGTCCAAGCGCCAGTCCATCCAGAGCGCGTCAGAGACTGCCATCATGCTCATCCGTGTCGATGACATGATGGTCACCCAGCAGGGCGGAAAGAGTGCCGGCATGCCCGGCATGTAA